The Microcystis panniformis FACHB-1757 region CCCCTGTTAAAACAGGGTTTAATTCTCCCGGAAACCACGATTATTGATGCCAAATCGGGAACTTCGGGAGGGGGAAGACAAGCTAAGATTAATATGTTATTGGCAGAAGCAGACAGTTCGATTGGGGCCTATAATGTAGCGGGAAAACACCGTCATACTCCCGAAATTGAGCAGATTTGCAGCGATTTAGCCGGTCATGAGGTGCGCGTCCAGTTCACCCCCCATTTAATGCCCATGGTTCGGGGTATCCTGTCCACAGTCTATGCAACTTTGCGGGATCCCAATCTGGTGCGGGATGATTTAATCACTATCTACAATGCTTTTTATCGCACTTCTCCCTTTGTCAAAATCTTACCGGGGGGAGTCTATCCACAAACTAAATGGGCCTGTGGTACTAATTTATGTTATCTCGGTATTGAAGTGGATCCGAGAACCGATCGAGTGATAGTGATGTCAGCGATCGATAATTTAGTTAAGGGACAATCGGGACAAGCGGTACAATGTCTCAATCTCATGATGGGTTGGGAAGAATCCCTTGGTTTACCGCAAATGTGTTTTTATCCCTAAAAATTTCTGGATGCGTTTAACCGGGTACATCTCATTTTTGTAAATCTACTGAGTTGGGATTTTTAAAGGGAAACTATCTTCTAAAATTGGTGATCACTTCCGATTTTACCACTCAATCCAAGCCTTTGGGGGGTTCTACCCCCCAAACCCCCCGTTGGGGGCGTGGCGCCGCCCCCAAACCCCGGAGCGCATTAGTTTTTTGGTGGGATGCTTACACGCAGCTGCTGATACATTTGTAATTATTTGGCTCTTCTGGTTTCTGTGTGGAAACTAGGTCTATACTGATAGTTTATTCCGCAAAATAGTCCTAAAAGTTTTGCCCAATAAGCACTTCAGGATTCCATAAGCCAAAATTATCACACAAAGTCGAGAAGAGCCATTATTTTAAGAGTGACTGATAATTGCTGATTGTCGGTATTTCTGCAAATGTGAGATGCACCTCGTTTAACCACACATCCTTTAATCAATTTCAGGAAAAACTGGCAAAATTTTGTCACTATGATTGAGATGCGATGTTTACCGATTGGCAGCAAAGACAAGGAGAAAATGGCAGAAAAGTAGTCAGTTTATCGACAAAAGCGAATATAAAACCTTCCTAAATTTCCTCACCACCCAACTAAATTTGATTGTCAAGTTGATATCAATCCCTTAGAAACCTTGACTTATTCGACTGGGATCACCTAGAAAGGCCCTTGCAGGAATCGATCCTTTAGTCGCTTCTGGGAGAATTTGCCAGTGTTGATCTAAAGCTTGTAACACCCGATCCTGCTGATTTCTGAATCCCTCGATATTGCTACTACCAGCATTCATAATCACAAACCAAACTTTACCCCTTTCTTGGGTGGGAATTTCTCCAGCTAAGGCACTAACTTGGGCTAAAGTTCCAGTTTTAATCATCACTCCTTTAGGAATGGCCCGCCACTGCATAGTTCCTTTGGTATCGCGTCCCCCCACCGGAAATAAATCGGCGACTTTGATCGGTTGATTGGCTAATTTGCGATCCAATGCTTGAAGAATCTCAATAACTGCCCGGGGAGACAAGCGATTTTCTACCCCCAATCCCGAACCATTAATTAATTGAATTTCCTCCGCTCCTACCCCAGTAATTTTAGTATTAATTGCGTCCACTGCCGCCGGACCACCGAGCAGTTCGGCTAACATTTCTGACATGACGTTATTACTATAAATATTCATCTGACGCAACAGTTCCGTTAAAGTCAAGGACTGATGACGCAACAATAATCGGGCATTTTCGGGGCGAATTTGACTGGCTCGAACCATGCCCAAAATCTTCACCTGTGGGGCTTTTGTGCCGCTAGGAA contains the following coding sequences:
- a CDS encoding D-alanyl-D-alanine carboxypeptidase, which produces MFSVFNLAVFGFLLGWLGGQSQPIANIPLISWQNQPIFDLPTAPDPRVAAIVADYLQELTKKGLNSSQQRVLIETEWAYLADHQGNLPASGASLTKIATTLAAVETWPLDHRFATRFYSTGEVKNGVLEGDLIIEGEGDPLFVWEEAIAVGNGLDQLGIRQVKGDLIITGQFAMNFQTDPLKAGELLKIGLNQSKWSKETQKAFQSLPSGTKAPQVKILGMVRASQIRPENARLLLRHQSLTLTELLRQMNIYSNNVMSEMLAELLGGPAAVDAINTKITGVGAEEIQLINGSGLGVENRLSPRAVIEILQALDRKLANQPIKVADLFPVGGRDTKGTMQWRAIPKGVMIKTGTLAQVSALAGEIPTQERGKVWFVIMNAGSSNIEGFRNQQDRVLQALDQHWQILPEATKGSIPARAFLGDPSRISQGF
- the argC gene encoding N-acetyl-gamma-glutamyl-phosphate reductase; this encodes MTQEQKVSVGIVGASGYGGVQLVRLLKEHPFVELAYLGGDSSAGKPYSDLYPHLGHSINLNVEAIDLEIIASRCQVVFLGLPNGLACDLAPPLLAKGCKVLDLSADYRFTSLETYSKWYGKERQDQAIASTAVYGLPELYREEIKNASLIGCPGCYPTASLMAISPLLKQGLILPETTIIDAKSGTSGGGRQAKINMLLAEADSSIGAYNVAGKHRHTPEIEQICSDLAGHEVRVQFTPHLMPMVRGILSTVYATLRDPNLVRDDLITIYNAFYRTSPFVKILPGGVYPQTKWACGTNLCYLGIEVDPRTDRVIVMSAIDNLVKGQSGQAVQCLNLMMGWEESLGLPQMCFYP